The Pochonia chlamydosporia 170 chromosome 1, whole genome shotgun sequence genome window below encodes:
- a CDS encoding N-terminal binuclear Zn cluster-containing/DNA binding domain-containing protein (similar to Trichoderma reesei QM6a XP_006965203.1): MHIVGPAVTNDSQVLSDYLAGIPGGTRSTRMVIPESASRSQPVLFTMVQKRPVGLVMNKSPSEEKLLIIEKILEPFIEDIINEYVMPFSAPDLVQIHMQTSIRYFIKANGCLPLLDEQSFRDQFYKDKSRISPALLSCLYAHTLVYWRYSPNLSRHKCPDSRFIWNLANEAAYSELYLSPGMSIIGAILLNIGGRPTTSIIGNGVLLGSAVSMAHSLGLNQNPLPWKIPQSEKYLRMKLWWSLLLHDRWLSLAHGTPPHILRAQYDVPLPTLEHLCQDNSSEEKVRTASIFIALVRLTDVLGQHLQHVYAIGQNKPSNIANLELALNNWVESLTRSCRLIVIRGSRLEVPGAANLRLAYLTTRLLLQRMELETDKRMSVYHEERITNRYMQARHTAEEILLLLQELQIEQLGGFWLPVAAFAFPATVSFLLRCALETESSLASLAQSNSFRIARDLVTTLRSLQKRYEWDLADICLAQHSEIVDRILADVATFEGGGNTMDGQEFVMPDASILDQYFPSLWDPLQNSW, translated from the exons ATGCACATCGTCGGACCCGCAGTGACAAATGATAGTCAAGTATTATCAGATTACCTCGCAGGTATACCCGGTGGTACAAGGAGCACGAGGATGGTCATTCCAGAGTCAGCTAGTCGATCTCAGCCCGTGCTGTTTACAATGGTCCAAAAGCGCCCGGTAGGGTTGGTTATGAATAAAAGCCCATCAGAGGAGAAGTTGCTTATTATAGAAAAGATATTGGAGCCTTTTATTGAGGATATTATCAACGAGTACGTAATGCCCTTCTCTGCCCCAGACCTAGTTCAAATCCACATGCAAACATCAATCAGGTACTTCATCAAGGCCAATGGGTGTCTGCCCTTATTAGACGAACAGTCATTCCGAGACCAGTTTTACAAAGACAAAAGCCGAATTTCACCAGCGCTGTTGTCATGTTTGTATGCCCACACCTTAGTGTATTGGCGATATTCGCCAAACCTCAGCCGCCATAAATGTCCTGATAGCCGATTTATTTGGAACCTTGCCAACGAAGCAGCATATTCCGAACTCTATCTATCGCCTGGAATGTCTATTATTGGAGCCATTCTGCTCAATATAGGCGGGCGGCCAACGACGTCCATCATCGGAAACGGAGTGCTCCTCGGGTCGGCAGTATCCATGGCGCATTCTCTTGGACTCAACCAGAATCCACTACCGTGGAAGATACCCCAGTCTGAGAAATATCTGAGAATGAAACTGTGGTGGTCACTGTTGCTCCATGATAGGTG GCTGAGCTTGGCCCATGGTACACCACCACACATTTTGAGGGCGCAATATGACGTCCCACTTCCGACACTTGAGCATCTTTGCCAGGATAACTCCAGCGAGGAAAAAGTGCGAACGGCTTCTATATTCATAGCACTAGTACGACTAACGGACGTCCTGGGCCAACATCTGCAGCATGTGTATGCCATCGGCCAGAATAAGCCGTCAAACATAGCCAACCTCGAGCTTGCTTTGAATAACTGGGTCGAGTCGTTGACCAGAAGTTGCCGTCTTATAGTCATTCGGGGATCTAGACTAGAAGTCCCGGGAGCTGCTAATCTCCGTCTGGCTTATCTTACAACGAGACTCCTCTTACAGCGGATGGAACTAGAAACAGACAAGCGCATGTCCGTCTATCACGAGGAAAGAATTACAAACCGCTACATGCAAGCTCGGCACACTGCGGAAGAAATACTTCTTCTACTACAGGAACTGCAAATCGAGCAACTCGGGGGCTTCTGGTTACCAGTTGCAGCATTTGCCTTTCCCGCAAcagtcagcttcctcttACGTTGCGCATTAGAAACAGAAAGTTCTCTCGCAAGTCTAGCACAGAGTAATTCCTTTCGAATTGCACGAGACCTGGTAACTACCCTCCGCAGCTTACAGAAGCGATATGAGTGGGATCTGGCAGATATCTGCCTAGCACAACATTCAGAGATTGTGGATAGAATATTGGCAGATGTGGCTACTTTTGAAGGAGGTGGCAACACTATGGATGGTCAGGAATTCGTCATGCCCGATGCATCCATTCTGGACCAGTATTTCCCAAGCCTTTGGGATCCTCTACAGAATTCATGGTGA
- a CDS encoding monooxygenase (similar to Metarhizium acridum CQMa 102 XP_007811082.1), giving the protein MPNGTCQQKPRPFEKIIIVGAGPAGLLLSILLARNRIPSVVLESWDRVDERLRASQYGVPATRVFRRAGILDDIRSASISHFPTICWRNVRTGDVLTGIDLSVVKDDEDRMAVLPLCEILQIMLRHCREKYSDFITILFNHKVVDIGQDSKKAEAVVEVGGESDAKTTTIFEGDYIIGCDGGQSSVRKILFQRNWPGETFNSRLVVQNLYYKGFKEHGWEGGNYMIDNEFWGLIAKRAKAKGPEGDLWRVTYGDSAPNLSDAEYIKRRDLAFKKLLPGHPDPSQYKVTQTNLFHIHNRCVERMRVGRVFLAGDAAHVCNPFGGFGCMAAVLDVAGLADCLIGYYEGKADEDILDAYAEIRREKFLKFIDRRSRKNMDRVSKTDADTALETDPFLALLQGMKGDVEETRRFLLKVSSIEFDFTTLYKTPFALPMNS; this is encoded by the exons ATGCCAAACGGCACATGTCAGCAAAAGCCACGACCATTTGAAAAG ATCATAATAGTAGGAGCAGGACCAGCAGGATTACTACTCTCAATTCTGCTGGCCAGAAATCGCATACCATCAGTGGTACTAGAATCGTGGGACCGAGTCGATGAGAGACTACGAGCATCGCAATATGGTGTGCCCGCAACGAGAGTTTTCCGACGAGCCGGTATCCTCGATGATATTCGGTCCGCAAGCATATCACATTTTCCAACCATCTGTTGGCGCAACGTGCGGACTGGCGACGTTCTCACTGGGATCGATCTATCTGTGGTGAAAGACGATGAGGATCGTATGGCAGTGTTGCCACTCTGCGAAATCCTGCAAATTATGTTACGGCACTGCCGCGAAAAATATTCTGACTTCATAACCATACTTTTTAATCACAAAGTTGTGGACATCGGACAAGACTCCAAGAAAGCCGAGGCTGTAGTCGAGGTTGGCGGGGAAAGTGATGCCAAAACCACGACGATTTTTGAAGGAGATTACATCATTGGATGCGATGGAGGACAAAGCAGTGTACGAAAGATTCTTTTCCAAAGAAATTGGCCCGGCGAGACTTTCAACAGTCGCCTCGTCGTCCAAAAC TTATACTACAAAGGTTTCAAGGAACATGGTTGGGAAGGAGGCAATTACATGATCGACAACGAATTCTGGGGCCTCATCGCAAAGagagccaaagccaaagggCCAGAAGGGGATCTCTGGCGGGTAACATACGGTGACTCCGCCCCTAATCTATCAGATGCAGAATATATAAAACGCCGCGACCTAGCATTTAAGAAGCTACTGCCTGGACATCCAGATCCCAGTCAGTACAAGGTGACGCAGACGAACCTATTCCACATTCACAATCGATGCGTTGAGCGGATGCGTGTCGGCCGTGTTTTCCTTGCTGGCGATGCCGCTCATGTGTGCAATCCGTTTGGAGGATTCGGCTGTATGGCTGCGGTTTTGGATGTGGCTGGCCTTGCGGACTGTCTCATCGGGTATTATGAAGGCAAGGCCGATGAGGATATCCTTGACGCTTACGCAGAGATCCGAAGGGAGAAATTCTTGAAGTTTATCGACCGCCGATCAAGGAAGAATATGGATCGAGTTTCTAAAACAGACGCGGACACTGCCCTTGAGACGGATCCATTTCTGGCATTGCTCCAGGGCATGAAAGGTGACGTTGAGGAGACGAGGAGGTTTCTACTT AAAGTCAGCAGTATCGAATTCGACTTTACCACATTATACAAGACCCCCTTTGCATTGCCGATGAACTCGTAA